The following proteins are co-located in the Synechococcus sp. PROS-U-1 genome:
- a CDS encoding DUF3611 family protein translates to MADRLDFQKLSFGVRRMGWIRFWIQVVLGIVVVGVLLFNNIGGSLARNSERAVGLGPGLSLTSLAFLVLLFSLWQGWLIVRAGRAIDSAARPSRGEVARLIKRGLLADLLGLTFATIGYQALAGSLFVQASMQTPGIAIGGRGMADNLAITSLEMLSVLSNTQVLFAHLIGVLFSLWLLQRVYRTQ, encoded by the coding sequence ATGGCCGACCGCCTCGATTTCCAGAAGTTGTCCTTCGGCGTGCGTCGGATGGGATGGATCCGGTTCTGGATTCAGGTGGTTCTCGGCATCGTTGTGGTGGGTGTTCTCCTGTTCAACAACATTGGTGGCAGCCTGGCCCGCAATTCCGAACGCGCTGTCGGGCTAGGGCCTGGCCTGTCGCTCACCTCGCTGGCCTTCCTCGTGCTGCTGTTCAGCCTCTGGCAGGGCTGGCTGATCGTCCGTGCCGGTCGGGCCATCGACAGTGCTGCCCGACCCAGTCGGGGGGAGGTGGCACGGCTGATCAAGCGGGGGCTGCTGGCGGATCTGCTGGGCCTCACCTTCGCCACGATCGGCTATCAGGCCCTCGCCGGCAGTTTGTTCGTGCAGGCTTCGATGCAGACCCCCGGTATTGCCATCGGCGGCCGCGGCATGGCCGACAACCTGGCGATTACGTCATTGGAAATGCTGTCCGTGCTCAGCAACACCCAGGTGCTGTTCGCCCATCTGATTGGTGTGTTGTTCTCCCTGTGGCTGCTGCAACGGGTGTATCGCACGCAATGA
- the surE gene encoding 5'/3'-nucleotidase SurE — protein sequence MTPLRILISNDDGVFADGIRTLAAAAAARGHQVTVVCPDQERSATGHGLTLQTPIRAERADELFAPGVTAWACSGTPADCMKLALFELVKEKPDLVLSGINHGPNLGTDVFCSGTVAAAMEGTLEGIRSLAVSSACFQWRQFQAAADLALEVSEQAIEDQWPENLLLNLNIPPCTREDMGALRWTRLSIRRYNEQFSRREDPRGRAYYWLAGEAVQDLESAGEGPRDWPSDVAQIHANSPSLTPIQPDLFWRGPLSGLPNLKLNDQLVR from the coding sequence ATGACCCCGCTGCGGATCCTGATCAGCAATGACGATGGGGTCTTCGCCGACGGCATCCGAACCCTGGCCGCTGCTGCTGCTGCCCGCGGCCATCAGGTGACTGTGGTCTGCCCGGATCAGGAACGGTCCGCCACCGGCCATGGCCTCACCCTGCAGACCCCCATCCGCGCCGAGCGGGCCGACGAATTGTTTGCTCCCGGAGTCACCGCCTGGGCCTGCAGCGGCACCCCTGCCGACTGCATGAAGCTGGCCCTGTTCGAACTGGTGAAGGAGAAGCCAGACCTGGTGCTGTCTGGCATCAATCACGGCCCCAACCTGGGAACAGATGTGTTCTGCTCCGGCACCGTTGCCGCAGCCATGGAGGGCACCCTGGAAGGCATTCGCTCACTTGCCGTCAGCAGTGCCTGCTTCCAATGGCGTCAGTTCCAAGCCGCCGCAGACCTGGCCCTGGAAGTGAGTGAACAGGCCATCGAGGACCAGTGGCCCGAAAACCTTCTGCTCAACCTCAACATCCCCCCCTGCACCAGAGAGGACATGGGGGCCCTGCGCTGGACTCGTCTCTCGATCCGGCGTTACAACGAGCAATTCAGCCGCCGGGAAGACCCCCGTGGCCGCGCCTACTACTGGTTGGCCGGGGAAGCGGTGCAGGATTTGGAGTCAGCCGGTGAAGGCCCCCGGGATTGGCCGAGCGATGTGGCCCAGATTCATGCCAATTCCCCCTCACTTACTCCGATCCAGCCCGACCTGTTCTGGCGGGGGCCACTCAGCGGCCTCCCAAATCTCAAGCTCAACGATCAGCTGGTGCGATAG
- a CDS encoding TIGR03792 family protein, translated as MVLLLGGLSEARDQAWADPQGDGEVAVIEHLRLQVPQKSREDWMVAERGSWEPWLNQQPGFLGRDLFWDPATEEGTLLIRWSSREAWKSISPAEVERVQERFETLAREQTGDNQGNPFPLVFEGELLPQ; from the coding sequence CTGGTTCTGTTGTTGGGAGGGCTTTCGGAGGCACGTGATCAGGCATGGGCAGACCCTCAGGGGGATGGCGAGGTTGCTGTGATTGAGCACTTGCGGCTCCAGGTGCCCCAGAAGAGTCGTGAGGATTGGATGGTTGCGGAACGCGGCAGCTGGGAGCCTTGGCTGAATCAGCAGCCTGGATTTTTGGGTCGTGATCTGTTCTGGGATCCGGCAACAGAGGAGGGGACGCTGCTGATTCGTTGGAGCAGTCGTGAAGCTTGGAAATCCATTTCTCCTGCCGAGGTGGAGCGGGTTCAGGAGCGCTTCGAGACATTGGCCCGTGAGCAAACGGGAGACAACCAGGGCAATCCCTTCCCTCTGGTGTTTGAGGGGGAACTGTTGCCGCAGTGA
- a CDS encoding thiamine phosphate synthase, translating to MNPTPSETSLDTRVARLIDANLDRAREGLRVVEDWCRFGLEQQDLVVRLKDWRQRLGRLHHDSYKQARSTSTDTGAGLEHPAQLERHSPDHVVAANCARVQEALRVLEEYGRNIDPALAAEAAVIRYGLYDLEVACLNATLRARRRTKLQDCRLCLITTPCDDLSDRVQAALQNGVSMVQYRCKAGNDRERLQEAQQLRQLCTRFGALLIINDRVDLALAVDADGVHLGQEDMPSEVARALLGSARLLGRSTHSIDQVHQAQQEPIDYLGFGPIHSTAVKPERSAVGLESVRDATATSQRPVFAIGGITSTNLPALIAAGGQRVAVIGAIMHADDVGQASRQLLQHLDHATF from the coding sequence ATGAATCCGACCCCAAGCGAGACCTCCCTGGATACACGAGTGGCACGCCTGATCGATGCCAACCTCGACCGTGCTCGGGAAGGCCTGAGGGTTGTCGAGGACTGGTGCCGCTTCGGCCTGGAGCAGCAGGACCTGGTGGTGCGCCTCAAGGACTGGCGACAACGGCTGGGACGGCTCCATCACGACAGCTACAAGCAAGCCCGCTCCACCAGCACCGACACCGGCGCCGGACTGGAGCATCCAGCCCAACTCGAGCGCCACAGCCCAGATCACGTGGTGGCGGCCAACTGCGCCCGGGTGCAGGAAGCGCTGAGGGTGCTGGAGGAGTACGGACGCAACATCGACCCTGCCCTGGCCGCTGAAGCCGCTGTGATCCGCTACGGCCTCTACGACCTGGAGGTGGCCTGCCTCAACGCCACCCTGCGGGCCAGGCGACGCACCAAGCTTCAGGACTGTCGCCTCTGCCTGATCACAACCCCCTGCGATGACCTGAGCGATCGGGTGCAGGCCGCCCTGCAGAACGGGGTGAGCATGGTGCAGTACCGCTGCAAAGCGGGGAACGATCGCGAACGCCTGCAAGAGGCCCAGCAGCTCCGGCAGCTCTGCACCCGCTTCGGGGCGCTGCTGATCATCAACGACCGTGTTGATCTGGCCCTGGCGGTCGATGCAGATGGGGTGCACCTGGGCCAGGAGGACATGCCCAGCGAGGTGGCACGCGCTCTGCTGGGTTCCGCGCGTCTGCTGGGCCGCAGCACCCACAGCATCGATCAGGTTCATCAAGCTCAGCAGGAGCCGATCGACTACCTCGGCTTCGGCCCCATCCACTCCACGGCAGTCAAACCCGAGCGATCCGCTGTTGGCCTGGAGTCGGTGCGTGATGCCACGGCGACCAGCCAACGCCCCGTCTTCGCCATTGGTGGGATCACCTCTACCAACCTCCCGGCTTTGATTGCAGCTGGTGGCCAGCGCGTGGCGGTGATCGGCGCAATCATGCATGCAGATGACGTCGGGCAGGCCTCTCGGCAACTGCTCCAGCACCTGGACCACGCCACGTTCTGA
- the larB gene encoding nickel pincer cofactor biosynthesis protein LarB: MNTPDARLDLRRRQRLGMVEAVWGEHKSADQIIAILETFAAAGELGFVTRVDPPKAARVCEALPEVELHPDARCLTLGSLPSVPPPPAEVVVLSGGSSDRTVVAEAALALRCHGIGVDPVMDVGVAGLHRLLDQLPRLETARILIACAGMEGALPTVLAGLVSQPVIGVPVSVGYGISAGGRTALEGMLASCAPGLTVVNIDNGYGAAMAALRILKGFDSAESL; encoded by the coding sequence GTGAACACTCCTGATGCTCGCCTCGATCTGCGGCGCCGCCAGCGGTTGGGCATGGTCGAGGCCGTGTGGGGGGAACACAAATCGGCAGATCAGATCATCGCCATCCTCGAGACCTTCGCCGCAGCAGGGGAATTGGGGTTTGTGACCCGGGTTGATCCCCCCAAAGCGGCACGGGTGTGCGAGGCATTGCCGGAGGTTGAGCTGCACCCTGATGCCCGCTGCCTGACGTTGGGCTCTCTGCCTTCTGTGCCACCGCCTCCCGCTGAGGTGGTGGTGCTGAGTGGAGGCAGCAGTGATCGCACTGTGGTGGCTGAAGCCGCTCTCGCCCTGCGTTGCCATGGCATCGGTGTGGATCCTGTGATGGACGTGGGCGTGGCGGGATTGCATCGGCTTCTCGATCAACTTCCCCGTCTTGAGACGGCGCGGATCCTGATCGCCTGTGCGGGGATGGAGGGTGCACTTCCGACGGTGCTGGCTGGTCTGGTCTCTCAGCCGGTGATTGGCGTCCCGGTCTCCGTCGGTTATGGGATCAGCGCAGGGGGGCGGACCGCTTTGGAAGGGATGCTCGCCAGCTGTGCCCCGGGTTTGACGGTGGTGAATATCGACAACGGCTATGGCGCCGCAATGGCTGCCTTGCGGATCCTGAAAGGATTCGATTCCGCCGAATCGCTTTGA
- a CDS encoding bifunctional riboflavin kinase/FAD synthetase — protein sequence MIPLCSPEEARRPTALALGSFDGLHAGHRRVIDEAIQGIPEEAVPSVVSFWPHPREVLFGEARLRLDLPSEKLALLAPLGIQQLVLVPFTRELAQLSAEEFVKTVLLSTLQARRIAVGTNFRFGHQRRGDAEMLERLAARGGVEVKVVPIVEDGEGRMSSSRIRAALEQGDLEAAKGFLGRAYRFQGRVVRGRGLGRELGWPTANLQVDGRKALPGLGVYAAWAQLDGEGDRLPAVMNLGPQPTIDPTSPSAVEVHLLDQSLELEGRHLGVEPVQRLRGQTKFSGLEELSSQIGRDAAQAREILQTGSQATVG from the coding sequence TTGATTCCGCTCTGCTCTCCAGAGGAGGCCCGTCGGCCAACAGCCCTCGCCCTGGGGAGTTTTGATGGCCTCCACGCGGGCCATCGGCGTGTGATCGATGAGGCCATCCAGGGCATCCCAGAGGAGGCAGTTCCCTCGGTGGTGAGCTTCTGGCCCCATCCCCGTGAGGTGCTGTTCGGCGAAGCACGCCTGAGGCTGGATCTGCCGAGCGAAAAACTCGCCCTGCTTGCCCCTCTTGGCATCCAGCAGCTCGTGCTGGTGCCCTTCACCCGAGAGCTCGCTCAGCTGAGTGCGGAAGAATTTGTCAAAACCGTTCTATTGAGCACCCTTCAGGCCAGGCGCATTGCGGTGGGCACCAACTTCCGCTTCGGCCATCAGCGGCGGGGCGACGCCGAGATGCTGGAACGGCTCGCCGCTCGAGGGGGCGTTGAGGTAAAGGTTGTGCCCATCGTTGAAGACGGTGAGGGCCGGATGAGCAGCAGCAGAATCCGCGCGGCCCTCGAGCAGGGAGATCTAGAGGCAGCCAAAGGCTTTCTTGGCAGGGCCTACCGCTTTCAGGGTCGGGTGGTTCGGGGCCGAGGCCTGGGGAGAGAACTGGGCTGGCCCACCGCCAATCTCCAGGTGGATGGCCGCAAGGCCCTGCCAGGGCTTGGCGTCTATGCCGCCTGGGCCCAACTGGATGGAGAGGGCGATCGGCTGCCGGCCGTGATGAACCTTGGCCCCCAACCCACAATCGATCCCACATCTCCCTCTGCCGTGGAAGTGCACCTGCTGGATCAGAGCCTGGAGCTGGAGGGGCGGCACCTGGGCGTCGAGCCGGTGCAGCGCCTACGCGGCCAGACCAAATTCAGTGGTCTCGAGGAGCTCAGCAGCCAGATCGGCCGCGACGCAGCCCAAGCCCGCGAGATCCTTCAGACCGGCTCTCAGGCCACGGTCGGATAG
- a CDS encoding DUF1517 domain-containing protein, translated as MGAAVATPRLLTRPRRLLASLLLPVVLVGLCLFQAQPADAARGGRMGGGSFRAPSMPRSSGGSYGGGYRGGGYRGGGMGFPFIIPIFGFGGGGLFGLLILMAIAGVLVNAVRGGGGAPAIGGAAAAPAIPRNVNMIQVQVGLLASAKSLQDDLRSLAASSDTSSSAGLQRLLQETTLALLRQPDLWVYANAESGSVPFSSAESTFNRLSMNERSKLDAELTSNVGGQRMSDTSSSAGEADATNEFIVVTLLVASTATAKLGGADTGEDLRQTLRILGSTASTELMALEVIWQPEGRGDVLSANDLVTAYPNLQHL; from the coding sequence GTGGGCGCTGCTGTGGCCACCCCCCGACTGTTGACACGACCCCGACGACTGCTCGCATCACTGCTGCTGCCTGTTGTGCTTGTGGGGCTCTGCCTGTTCCAGGCACAACCAGCCGATGCTGCCCGCGGTGGACGCATGGGAGGGGGTAGTTTCCGAGCTCCCTCGATGCCCCGATCCAGCGGCGGTAGCTACGGCGGTGGGTATCGCGGTGGTGGTTACCGCGGCGGGGGAATGGGCTTCCCCTTCATCATTCCGATCTTCGGCTTCGGTGGCGGTGGTCTGTTCGGGCTGCTGATCCTGATGGCCATCGCGGGTGTGCTGGTCAACGCCGTCCGTGGCGGCGGCGGTGCCCCAGCCATCGGTGGTGCTGCAGCAGCTCCAGCCATTCCGCGCAACGTGAACATGATTCAGGTGCAGGTGGGGCTGCTGGCCAGTGCCAAATCCCTGCAGGATGATCTGCGCTCTTTGGCTGCCTCCTCCGACACCAGCAGTTCAGCCGGACTCCAAAGGTTGCTTCAGGAAACAACCCTGGCTCTGCTGCGCCAACCGGACCTCTGGGTCTACGCCAATGCCGAGAGTGGAAGCGTTCCCTTCAGTTCCGCTGAATCGACCTTCAATCGCCTCTCCATGAACGAGCGCAGCAAGCTGGACGCTGAGCTCACCAGCAATGTCGGTGGTCAGCGAATGAGCGACACCAGCAGCAGCGCTGGCGAGGCAGATGCCACCAACGAATTCATCGTCGTGACGCTTCTCGTCGCGTCAACGGCAACGGCAAAGCTCGGTGGAGCCGACACCGGGGAAGATCTGCGCCAGACCCTGCGCATTCTCGGTTCCACGGCTTCTACTGAACTCATGGCCCTTGAAGTGATCTGGCAACCGGAGGGCCGAGGTGATGTGCTCAGCGCCAATGACCTCGTCACCGCATATCCCAACCTGCAGCACCTCTGA
- a CDS encoding phycobilisome rod-core linker polypeptide — protein MSPAALTNAEYLRQSCAQMRIGVGPRDHVECPHRVTFDRFSPSDREALRECIDAAYRQVLGNAHVMAYERCDSLEAEFADGRLCAREFVRRLAKSELYKSRYFFKVSAYRGIELNFKHLLGRPPLDQQEIISSAAIQSEYGFDGLIDSIIDSAEYSEVFGDNTIPYVRSFTSASGMSMQNFVRIAALEQGFASSDRSKGGDSLLRSNLAGGVSMAIRVPPAPEYVQMSAAWLGGKPPANYEKLWRGLALVGGAHLAGMLVNVVSQMLGIHALDRIPAMFLGL, from the coding sequence ATGAGTCCAGCCGCTCTGACGAATGCCGAATATCTGAGGCAATCGTGTGCGCAGATGCGTATTGGTGTAGGTCCAAGGGACCATGTTGAGTGTCCGCATCGGGTGACGTTTGATCGTTTTTCCCCCTCAGATAGAGAGGCTCTGCGCGAGTGTATTGATGCCGCATACCGGCAGGTTCTGGGTAATGCACATGTCATGGCCTATGAGCGCTGTGATTCTCTAGAAGCAGAATTTGCCGACGGACGTCTTTGTGCTCGTGAATTTGTTCGTCGTCTCGCTAAGAGTGAGTTGTATAAATCCCGTTATTTCTTTAAAGTTTCTGCCTACAGAGGTATTGAGTTGAATTTCAAGCATTTGCTTGGTCGACCCCCTCTTGATCAGCAGGAAATTATTAGTTCAGCTGCGATCCAATCTGAGTATGGGTTCGATGGGCTGATTGACTCCATTATTGATTCTGCGGAGTATTCAGAAGTCTTTGGGGATAATACGATTCCTTATGTTCGATCGTTCACTTCTGCAAGTGGAATGTCGATGCAAAACTTTGTTCGCATTGCGGCTCTTGAGCAAGGTTTTGCAAGCAGTGATCGATCGAAAGGGGGCGATAGCTTGCTCCGTAGCAATCTTGCTGGCGGAGTATCCATGGCTATTCGTGTGCCGCCGGCGCCAGAATATGTACAAATGTCTGCTGCGTGGCTGGGAGGTAAGCCACCCGCAAATTATGAAAAGCTGTGGCGTGGTTTGGCTCTCGTGGGTGGTGCTCACCTCGCTGGAATGCTCGTGAACGTGGTGTCACAAATGCTTGGCATTCACGCACTCGACCGAATCCCTGCAATGTTCCTTGGTCTTTGA
- a CDS encoding ferric reductase-like transmembrane domain-containing protein, with product MARLGWRLTALATVTIVAGLALHFGVSGWSSTSVAAGIDATGRSSLVLFSMAFVASSVQRLWPSSLSQWMLQNRRWIGLSFASSHAIHLALILAMSLDFPDPFLSEQPAGKWLVGGVAYLLIALMALTSTNAAQRWMGMKHWKRLHVIGSYWIWAEFALTYVSHVKKGPAYFYAPFLVFTLVLLLIRWVGHIKPKSPLSLVSG from the coding sequence ATGGCACGTCTTGGGTGGCGACTGACGGCCTTAGCGACGGTCACGATTGTGGCGGGTCTGGCGCTGCATTTCGGCGTCTCTGGTTGGTCGTCAACGTCAGTCGCGGCAGGCATCGATGCAACGGGACGTAGCTCCCTGGTTCTCTTTTCGATGGCCTTTGTGGCTTCGAGTGTGCAACGCCTCTGGCCGTCATCCCTGAGTCAGTGGATGCTTCAGAACAGGCGCTGGATCGGGCTGAGTTTCGCGTCGTCCCATGCGATTCATCTGGCCTTGATCCTTGCGATGTCTCTGGATTTTCCGGATCCATTCCTGAGTGAGCAGCCCGCAGGGAAGTGGCTGGTTGGGGGTGTGGCGTATCTGTTGATTGCCTTGATGGCCCTGACGTCGACGAATGCGGCCCAGCGATGGATGGGTATGAAGCACTGGAAGCGATTGCACGTGATTGGCTCCTATTGGATTTGGGCAGAATTCGCCCTCACGTATGTGAGCCATGTGAAGAAAGGGCCAGCTTATTTTTATGCACCTTTTCTTGTGTTCACCCTGGTTCTCCTGCTGATCCGCTGGGTTGGTCACATCAAACCCAAAAGCCCCTTAAGCCTCGTGAGTGGATAA
- the thiS gene encoding sulfur carrier protein ThiS codes for MPLTLMVNGETRELDPAPEPASLAAVVAQLANNPQLVVAEHNGVIAPRSRWDSILVKDDDTLEIVTIVGGGS; via the coding sequence ATGCCTCTCACCCTGATGGTCAACGGTGAAACCCGCGAACTGGATCCAGCGCCGGAACCCGCCAGCCTGGCGGCCGTTGTTGCCCAGCTGGCCAACAACCCCCAGTTGGTGGTCGCCGAGCACAACGGGGTCATCGCCCCCCGCAGCCGTTGGGACAGCATCCTGGTGAAGGATGACGACACCCTTGAGATCGTCACCATCGTGGGTGGTGGTTCCTAG
- the pheS gene encoding phenylalanine--tRNA ligase subunit alpha, with the protein MSAPVTLQQLTDQLDALEQQAAAEIAEAADAAALEQLRVGLLGKKGRISGVLGSMGKLPGQERPLVGQRANVLKTQVQSLLGERLQAVKQAAMAERIAKESLDVTAPASGVPMGHRHPLITTTEEIVDLFLGLGYSVAEGPEVEQDHYNFTALNIPEDHPARDMQDTFYLGADLLMRTHTSPVQIRHLEQNPPPVRIVAPGRVYRRDAVDATHSPVFHQVEVLAIDEGLDFSHLRGTVMAFLKAFFGDLPVRFRASYFPFTEPSAEVDVQWRGRWLEVMGCGMVDPAVLEGLGLDPERYSGFAAGLGVERFCMVRHGIDDIRRLYTSDLRFLEQF; encoded by the coding sequence GTGAGCGCACCGGTCACCCTGCAGCAGCTCACCGATCAACTCGATGCCCTCGAGCAGCAGGCCGCCGCGGAGATCGCCGAGGCGGCCGATGCCGCTGCTCTCGAGCAACTGCGGGTCGGACTGCTGGGCAAGAAGGGGAGGATCTCCGGTGTGCTGGGTTCCATGGGCAAGTTGCCCGGCCAGGAGCGCCCCCTCGTGGGGCAGCGCGCCAATGTTCTCAAAACCCAGGTGCAATCGCTGTTGGGTGAGCGGCTTCAGGCCGTGAAGCAGGCGGCCATGGCGGAGCGGATTGCCAAGGAAAGCCTGGATGTCACCGCTCCGGCTTCAGGGGTGCCAATGGGGCATCGCCATCCACTGATCACCACCACCGAAGAAATCGTTGATCTGTTTCTGGGGCTTGGTTACAGCGTTGCTGAGGGGCCTGAGGTCGAGCAGGACCACTACAACTTCACCGCGTTGAACATCCCCGAGGACCATCCAGCTCGGGACATGCAGGACACCTTTTACCTCGGGGCTGATCTGCTGATGCGCACCCACACCTCGCCGGTGCAGATCCGCCATCTGGAGCAGAATCCCCCGCCTGTGCGCATCGTTGCTCCTGGGCGTGTGTATCGCAGAGATGCCGTTGATGCCACCCACTCCCCGGTGTTCCATCAGGTGGAAGTGCTGGCCATTGATGAAGGGCTGGATTTCAGCCATCTGCGCGGCACAGTGATGGCCTTCCTGAAGGCCTTCTTCGGCGACCTGCCGGTGCGCTTCCGGGCCAGCTACTTCCCCTTTACCGAACCCTCAGCTGAGGTGGATGTGCAGTGGCGCGGCCGCTGGCTGGAGGTGATGGGCTGCGGCATGGTCGATCCCGCTGTGCTGGAAGGCCTTGGGCTGGATCCTGAGCGTTACAGCGGGTTTGCTGCAGGTCTGGGGGTGGAGCGGTTCTGCATGGTGCGCCATGGCATCGATGACATCCGCCGGCTTTACACGAGCGATCTACGTTTCCTCGAGCAGTTCTGA